The Crocosphaera subtropica ATCC 51142 genome includes a window with the following:
- a CDS encoding nucleotidyltransferase family protein yields MNDIAAVILAGGYGTRVKHLLPNIPKPMASVVNKPFLEWIIRYLKQQGINKEIISTGYLGEVIEEHFKTHQVKGVDIYCCCEDEPLGTAGGFINAVQQVSLSPKAWLVMNGDSLIVANFQKLEKYLEDKEVGCVILGVSVNDASRYGSLVFDQSHNLLNFAEKKAGQGVINGGVYLFRHETLEQFPSKFPLSFEYDVFPTLLKEKVIIKVHPIEAPFLDIGTPETLPQAEAFIKENFTNLLEPC; encoded by the coding sequence ATGAATGACATTGCAGCAGTAATCTTGGCAGGAGGATATGGAACAAGAGTTAAACATCTGCTTCCTAATATTCCTAAACCGATGGCTTCCGTTGTCAATAAACCATTTTTAGAATGGATAATTCGCTATTTGAAACAACAAGGAATTAACAAAGAAATCATCTCCACTGGTTACCTAGGGGAAGTCATTGAGGAACATTTTAAAACTCATCAGGTCAAGGGAGTAGACATTTACTGTTGCTGTGAAGATGAACCACTAGGAACAGCAGGAGGGTTTATTAATGCCGTTCAACAAGTTAGTTTATCTCCTAAAGCATGGTTGGTTATGAATGGTGACTCTTTGATTGTAGCTAATTTTCAAAAATTAGAAAAGTATTTAGAGGACAAAGAAGTGGGATGTGTCATTTTAGGGGTGTCGGTCAATGATGCCTCTCGTTATGGTTCCCTAGTATTTGATCAGTCCCATAACCTGTTAAACTTTGCTGAAAAAAAAGCAGGTCAAGGGGTTATTAATGGAGGGGTTTATTTATTTCGTCATGAAACTTTAGAACAGTTTCCCTCTAAGTTTCCTTTAAGTTTTGAATATGATGTTTTTCCTACCTTACTCAAGGAAAAAGTTATTATTAAAGTACATCCCATTGAAGCCCCATTTTTAGATATTGGGACTCCAGAAACCTTACCCCAAGCAGAAGCCTTTATCAAAGAAAACTTTACGAATTTATTAGAACCATGTTAA
- a CDS encoding GHMP kinase, whose amino-acid sequence MLISRAPVRISFFGGGTDYPEYFLEHGGAVLATAIDKFSYVTASPFPSHLFDYLIRVSYRKVELVKTVEDIEHKVYRECLKFCGLDKDIELHNVADLPAFTGLGSSSAFTVSLLQALHSFKGEFVKPLDLAYEAIYVERHLVKDRVGCQDQLMSAMGGFNLVEFRTEEDIIVNRVAISPQRLAEFEAHLFIVFTGIKRRAAKVVEKQLKRVNDNTQTLKEMRKMVDQGWDILTSNQSLSAFGELLDKAWVAKRSLDTVISNPEIDHLYQLGQEAGAWGGKLLGAGAGGFMLFFAPPEVHPKLAKTFANHQVLSVKINAPGSQIIFS is encoded by the coding sequence ATGTTAATTTCACGCGCCCCGGTTAGAATTAGTTTTTTTGGAGGTGGAACAGACTATCCAGAGTATTTTTTAGAACATGGAGGGGCTGTTTTGGCCACAGCCATTGATAAATTTTCTTATGTTACCGCCAGTCCGTTTCCGAGTCACTTATTCGACTATTTAATTCGGGTTTCTTATCGAAAAGTAGAATTAGTTAAAACCGTCGAAGATATCGAACATAAAGTGTATCGTGAATGTTTAAAATTTTGTGGGTTAGATAAAGATATTGAACTCCATAATGTAGCTGACTTACCTGCATTTACTGGCTTAGGTTCCTCTTCTGCATTTACAGTATCCTTATTACAGGCATTACATAGTTTTAAAGGAGAATTTGTTAAACCTTTAGACTTAGCTTATGAAGCTATTTATGTGGAACGTCATCTAGTCAAGGACCGCGTTGGATGTCAAGATCAACTCATGTCGGCGATGGGAGGATTTAACTTAGTGGAATTTAGAACAGAAGAGGATATTATTGTGAACCGTGTGGCAATTTCTCCCCAAAGATTAGCAGAATTTGAAGCCCATCTTTTCATTGTTTTTACAGGCATTAAACGACGGGCTGCTAAAGTCGTAGAAAAACAATTAAAACGAGTTAACGATAATACACAGACCTTAAAAGAAATGAGAAAAATGGTGGATCAAGGTTGGGATATTTTAACCAGTAATCAATCTTTATCTGCGTTTGGTGAATTATTAGATAAAGCTTGGGTGGCAAAAAGAAGTTTAGATACAGTCATATCTAACCCAGAAATCGATCATCTTTATCAACTGGGACAAGAAGCAGGGGCTTGGGGTGGTAAACTATTAGGTGCCGGTGCAGGGGGTTTTATGTTATTTTTTGCACCCCCAGAAGTTCATCCCAAATTAGCAAAAACCTTTGCTAATCATCAGGTACTTTCTGTTAAAATTAATGCCCCAGGTTCTCAAATTATATTTTCATAA
- a CDS encoding recombinase family protein, translating into MILFAYFYSEPLLETVLEIPINDLKIERVYHDLGARYELEKLLNDCQQTPPNYLLIRQLEELGDDYNLIKNNYQRLTNLGIKILVLENQKLTNLDKLESLENTTKIDINDPKLLETIKENQRNLSLKKGQALTRIKALPPPGKAPYGYRRGKDCYIIDRSTAPIIKDFFEQFLLFGSLRGAINYLAKRYGKKISVSTGSRWLKNPVYRGDLKYKNNEIISNTHVPIISREEAAQIDRLLGRNRKLSTKTASAKHSLVGLVSCKKCHNSMIINHVTQRNKKKEYLYIRPQNCPLNPQCKAIAYQEVLNRTIDYICKNFPEKVKSFDPKQIETYKNNIQTQIEEKKDIINQLSSLIQCNILDESTANLRRYNLNLEISELRSQLEQLPPENLKKIAEAVSLPRFWQDLSEAERRFYFREFIRQIYIEQTAKVDWNLEITFII; encoded by the coding sequence ATGATACTTTTTGCTTATTTTTATAGCGAACCTTTACTAGAAACTGTTTTAGAGATACCTATCAATGACTTAAAAATAGAGCGAGTTTATCACGATTTAGGAGCCAGATATGAATTAGAAAAACTCTTAAATGATTGTCAACAAACTCCGCCGAATTATCTCTTAATTCGTCAATTAGAAGAACTAGGAGATGATTATAATCTTATTAAAAATAATTATCAAAGATTAACAAATTTAGGAATAAAAATACTTGTTTTAGAGAATCAAAAATTAACTAATTTAGATAAATTAGAATCATTAGAAAATACAACAAAAATTGATATTAATGATCCAAAATTATTAGAAACTATCAAGGAAAATCAAAGAAATTTATCCCTGAAAAAAGGACAAGCTTTAACAAGAATTAAAGCCCTACCACCTCCAGGAAAAGCCCCTTATGGATACCGTCGAGGGAAAGACTGTTATATTATAGATCGTAGTACCGCCCCTATCATTAAAGACTTTTTTGAACAATTTTTATTATTTGGATCATTACGAGGGGCTATTAATTATTTAGCCAAACGATACGGTAAAAAAATCTCTGTTTCTACGGGAAGTCGTTGGTTAAAAAACCCTGTTTATCGAGGGGATTTAAAATACAAAAATAACGAAATCATTTCTAATACTCATGTACCGATTATTTCACGAGAAGAAGCAGCACAAATTGATCGTTTATTGGGTAGAAATCGAAAATTATCTACAAAAACAGCTAGTGCAAAACATTCTCTAGTCGGGTTAGTCAGTTGTAAAAAATGTCATAATTCAATGATAATTAACCATGTAACTCAAAGAAATAAAAAAAAAGAATATCTCTATATCCGTCCACAAAACTGTCCTTTAAACCCTCAATGTAAAGCTATTGCTTATCAAGAGGTTTTAAACCGAACCATTGATTATATTTGTAAGAACTTTCCTGAAAAAGTAAAAAGCTTTGATCCCAAACAAATAGAAACCTATAAAAATAATATTCAAACTCAGATAGAAGAAAAAAAAGACATAATTAATCAATTATCTTCTTTAATTCAATGCAATATTCTTGATGAATCAACAGCTAACCTAAGACGTTATAATTTAAACCTAGAAATCAGTGAATTACGTTCTCAACTCGAACAACTTCCCCCAGAAAACTTAAAAAAAATTGCTGAAGCTGTTTCCTTACCGAGATTTTGGCAAGACTTATCCGAAGCAGAAAGACGGTTTTACTTTCGAGAATTTATTCGTCAGATTTATATCGAACAAACCGCGAAAGTAGACTGGAATTTGGAAATTACTTTTATTATCTAA
- a CDS encoding peptidase, producing the protein MIRLFRKYHRWLAVALCLPLISTVLTGMGYTMFDEWFHQERFAHFLMEIHTMEIIGLDEIFPVLNGLGLVGLLITGLSMTGLFRKRRSVNGIR; encoded by the coding sequence ATGATTCGTTTATTTCGTAAATATCATCGTTGGTTAGCGGTTGCTCTTTGTCTACCTTTAATTTCAACGGTTCTCACGGGTATGGGTTATACTATGTTTGATGAATGGTTTCACCAGGAAAGATTTGCCCATTTCTTAATGGAAATTCATACAATGGAAATTATCGGATTGGATGAGATTTTTCCTGTTTTGAATGGCTTGGGATTAGTTGGCTTATTAATTACAGGTTTAAGTATGACTGGATTGTTCAGAAAACGGCGATCAGTTAATGGAATTAGATAA
- a CDS encoding sensor histidine kinase, translating into MKTKSKQKTLDHQFRALRWRLLLSYLLVMMAIRLLSNILIYQLFAHGLYQQLDQRLINLAQSAAHSLIDIKNNPKAVDNPAYRKLDQDGDLDIAWQNLRQPQQSVEWFGDRQEPLAHSGNLQPAWPFKVGFQTVDDGKIRILTIMAYHDPQEKRHLEGYVRVSESTQSVEAVLNRLRWKSMFGGMIALGLIGVGGMWLTRQSLKPIEQSFRQLKQFTADASHELRSPLTAIKTSVTLLKSHPERFQSEDIPKLDIILSATDQMSHLVEDLLLLARMDGKREMSRQGWQKIPLIELLEDVVEFLEPNAEGKDITLQLFCFKDAIIKGESHQLLRLFSNLVENALQYTPIGGKVTVSLKQDDQSALVMVEDTGIGIAEENLPHIFDRLWREDTARSYRPQGSGLGLAISQAIAQHHDGEITVKSQVGMGSCFQVRLPLVS; encoded by the coding sequence ATGAAAACCAAATCTAAACAGAAGACCCTTGATCACCAATTTCGGGCGTTACGATGGCGTTTATTACTGTCTTATTTATTGGTGATGATGGCCATTCGGTTACTGTCCAATATATTAATTTATCAATTGTTTGCTCATGGTTTATATCAACAATTGGATCAGCGTTTAATCAATTTAGCCCAATCAGCAGCCCATAGTTTAATTGACATAAAAAATAATCCTAAAGCCGTTGATAATCCAGCTTATCGGAAACTGGATCAAGACGGAGATTTAGACATTGCTTGGCAAAACCTCCGGCAACCTCAACAAAGTGTCGAATGGTTCGGCGATCGCCAAGAACCCTTAGCCCATTCTGGCAACCTTCAACCTGCTTGGCCGTTTAAAGTAGGGTTTCAAACTGTTGACGACGGAAAAATTCGCATTTTAACCATCATGGCCTATCATGATCCCCAAGAAAAACGACATTTAGAAGGCTATGTTAGGGTTAGTGAGTCCACCCAGTCAGTGGAAGCGGTTTTAAACCGATTACGCTGGAAATCTATGTTTGGGGGCATGATTGCTCTAGGATTGATTGGTGTAGGGGGAATGTGGTTAACCCGACAGTCTCTGAAACCCATTGAGCAAAGTTTTCGACAGCTAAAACAGTTTACCGCCGATGCCTCCCATGAGTTACGCAGTCCCCTAACCGCCATTAAAACCTCTGTCACCCTCTTAAAAAGCCATCCTGAACGGTTTCAAAGCGAAGATATTCCTAAACTGGATATTATTCTCAGTGCCACGGATCAAATGTCCCATTTAGTGGAAGATTTACTCTTATTAGCCCGTATGGACGGAAAACGGGAGATGAGTCGTCAAGGGTGGCAAAAAATCCCTCTCATAGAATTATTAGAGGATGTGGTGGAATTTTTAGAACCCAACGCCGAAGGAAAAGACATTACCTTACAATTATTCTGTTTTAAGGATGCAATCATCAAAGGAGAAAGCCATCAATTATTACGGTTATTTTCTAATTTGGTTGAAAATGCCTTACAGTACACTCCTATAGGGGGAAAAGTCACCGTTAGCTTAAAGCAAGACGATCAATCAGCCCTGGTTATGGTAGAAGATACCGGTATCGGTATTGCAGAGGAAAATTTACCCCATATTTTTGATCGCTTATGGCGAGAAGATACTGCCCGGAGTTACCGCCCCCAAGGTTCAGGGTTAGGGTTAGCCATTTCTCAAGCGATCGCTCAACACCACGACGGAGAAATTACCGTTAAGAGTCAAGTGGGGATGGGTAGCTGTTTTCAAGTTCGTCTACCTTTAGTGAGTTAG
- a CDS encoding response regulator transcription factor, with protein MRILLVEDDERIAKVLAASLTEQRYTVDMAGDGEKGWEFIEALAYDLILLDVMLPKLTGIGLCQRIRQSGYTIPVLMLTAKDTSEDKVMGLDVGADDYVVKPFDVPELLARIRALLRRGNVAPNPILEWQQLRLDPSNYEVTYSDKLLHLTPKEYGLLELFLRNENIVLSRSAILDNLWSFEDPPSEEAVKVHIKDLRKKLRKVGAPPDFIETVYGVGYRLKQG; from the coding sequence ATGAGAATTCTTTTAGTGGAAGATGACGAACGAATTGCTAAGGTTTTAGCAGCCAGTCTTACTGAACAAAGATACACCGTTGATATGGCTGGAGATGGGGAAAAAGGATGGGAATTTATAGAAGCCTTAGCTTATGATTTAATCCTGTTAGATGTCATGTTACCGAAACTAACAGGTATTGGTTTATGTCAACGGATTCGTCAATCAGGCTATACCATTCCTGTCCTTATGTTAACGGCAAAAGATACTAGCGAAGATAAAGTTATGGGGCTAGATGTGGGGGCAGATGATTATGTCGTTAAACCCTTTGATGTACCTGAATTATTGGCTAGAATTCGAGCTTTATTACGACGGGGTAACGTCGCCCCTAACCCTATTTTAGAATGGCAACAATTGCGGCTCGATCCCAGTAATTATGAAGTGACTTATAGCGATAAACTATTACATTTAACCCCCAAAGAATATGGATTATTAGAGTTATTTTTACGCAACGAAAATATAGTTTTAAGTCGCAGTGCTATTTTAGATAATCTCTGGTCATTTGAAGATCCCCCCAGTGAAGAAGCGGTCAAAGTTCATATCAAAGATTTACGAAAAAAATTAAGGAAAGTGGGCGCACCCCCCGACTTTATTGAAACGGTTTATGGAGTCGGCTATCGCCTCAAACAAGGGTAA
- a CDS encoding NIL domain-containing protein, whose amino-acid sequence MKKRVTLTFPKRTVQMPLTYRLAKDFNIASNIIRAQVAPNQVGKLVLELLGDIDAIEAAIEWMQAQDIGVSLASREISINENQCVDCGLCTGVCPTEALMLDPETFKLTFRRSRCVVCEQCIPACPVQAISTTF is encoded by the coding sequence ATGAAAAAACGAGTCACTCTTACGTTTCCCAAGCGCACGGTACAAATGCCGTTAACCTATCGTTTAGCTAAAGATTTTAATATTGCTTCTAATATTATCCGCGCCCAAGTTGCCCCCAATCAAGTGGGAAAATTAGTGTTAGAATTACTAGGGGATATTGATGCCATTGAAGCAGCTATTGAGTGGATGCAAGCTCAAGATATTGGGGTATCCTTAGCCAGTCGTGAAATTAGTATTAATGAGAATCAATGTGTAGACTGTGGGTTATGTACTGGTGTGTGTCCCACTGAGGCGTTAATGCTTGATCCAGAAACCTTTAAGTTAACCTTTCGGCGATCTCGCTGTGTGGTTTGTGAACAATGTATTCCTGCTTGTCCCGTGCAAGCGATTTCAACTACATTTTAA
- a CDS encoding thioredoxin family protein yields the protein MSEIVNANRIRNTIIAFAAIALSIAIFFGFQTQTGSVSLEAQAKESTPIEVAMKNGKPTLTEFYADWCTSCQAMAPELAQLKQKYGDSVNFVMLNVDNNKWLPEILRYRVDGIPHFVFIDDQGKAIAQTIGEQPPSVMEANLNALIDHETLPYAASTGQTSELKPTNNPTTDPRSHSSQLPHAEV from the coding sequence ATGTCTGAAATTGTTAATGCTAATCGTATCAGAAACACTATCATCGCTTTTGCGGCCATTGCTCTTAGTATAGCGATATTTTTTGGTTTTCAAACCCAAACGGGTTCCGTTTCCTTAGAAGCACAAGCCAAGGAGTCAACCCCCATTGAAGTAGCTATGAAGAACGGAAAACCCACTTTAACAGAATTTTACGCTGATTGGTGTACCAGTTGTCAGGCCATGGCTCCAGAATTAGCTCAATTAAAGCAAAAATATGGGGATTCGGTAAACTTCGTCATGCTCAATGTGGATAATAATAAATGGTTGCCCGAAATTCTCCGTTATCGAGTGGATGGGATTCCTCATTTTGTCTTTATTGACGATCAAGGAAAAGCGATCGCTCAAACCATTGGCGAACAACCGCCTTCCGTGATGGAAGCCAATTTAAACGCATTAATTGACCATGAAACGTTACCCTATGCTGCTTCTACAGGACAAACCTCAGAGTTAAAACCAACAAATAACCCAACCACTGATCCTCGTAGTCATAGTTCCCAGTTGCCTCATGCGGAGGTGTAA
- the glpK gene encoding glycerol kinase GlpK, with translation MTNNKTKYILALDLGTTGNRAIIFNHEGAMVGQAYKELTQYYPQPGWLEHDALEIWQDTLSVLGQVLEKTRIAGKDIVAIGLTVQRETCLLWDKTTGKPLHKAIVWQDRRTSPMCSQLREMGKVEEIEGRTGLVLDPYFSATKLAWLMDWVKENKPDTNFDNVIAGTVDTWMLWNLTGRKVHATDHSNASRTMLMNLDTRNWDESLLDLFNIPAHIMPEIKPSMGMFGHTDADLLGVEIPITAIFGDQQAALFAHGCSRPGLLKCTYGTGAFLIVQAGHEVMRSPNGLLSTVAWTQDKSTNYALEGAIFTAGASIQWLRDGIKLINSAAETEAICHQVADTNGVYFVPALSGLGAPHWDMSARGLYIGITGGVQREHMVRAVLEAIAYQVKEVVDAMNKDSDLSVARLKVDGGASQNNFLMQFQADALGVPIERPVVLDATAQGAAFGAGLTVGYWDNYDDLIARRQIDRVFEPGKNSSAVQENFLTWTRAVERAKHWIEE, from the coding sequence ATGACGAATAATAAAACAAAATATATCTTAGCTCTTGATTTAGGAACCACTGGCAACCGTGCTATTATCTTTAATCATGAAGGGGCAATGGTTGGCCAAGCTTACAAAGAACTCACCCAATATTATCCCCAACCCGGTTGGCTTGAACACGATGCCCTAGAAATTTGGCAAGACACCTTAAGTGTCCTAGGACAAGTGCTAGAAAAGACCCGTATTGCTGGTAAAGATATCGTAGCCATCGGTTTAACGGTGCAACGGGAAACCTGTTTATTGTGGGATAAAACCACAGGGAAACCCCTTCATAAAGCGATCGTTTGGCAAGATAGACGCACCTCCCCCATGTGTAGTCAATTACGAGAAATGGGTAAGGTAGAAGAGATCGAAGGCCGTACAGGTTTAGTGTTAGACCCCTATTTCTCTGCGACAAAATTGGCCTGGTTAATGGACTGGGTAAAAGAAAATAAACCCGATACCAATTTTGATAACGTCATCGCTGGAACGGTGGATACTTGGATGTTGTGGAACCTAACCGGCCGAAAAGTTCACGCAACAGACCATAGTAACGCTTCTCGTACCATGTTGATGAATCTTGATACTCGTAACTGGGACGAAAGCCTACTGGATTTATTCAACATTCCTGCCCATATTATGCCCGAAATTAAACCAAGTATGGGGATGTTTGGTCATACTGATGCTGACTTATTGGGGGTTGAAATTCCCATTACCGCTATTTTCGGGGATCAACAAGCTGCTTTATTTGCTCATGGTTGCAGTCGTCCAGGGTTACTCAAATGCACCTACGGAACCGGTGCGTTTCTCATTGTCCAAGCCGGTCATGAAGTCATGCGTTCTCCGAATGGGTTATTATCTACCGTTGCATGGACTCAGGATAAATCCACCAATTACGCTCTAGAAGGGGCAATTTTCACCGCAGGGGCTTCCATTCAATGGTTACGGGATGGGATTAAATTGATCAACAGCGCAGCGGAAACTGAGGCTATTTGTCATCAAGTGGCTGATACTAATGGCGTTTATTTTGTCCCTGCTTTAAGTGGGTTGGGTGCGCCTCACTGGGATATGTCAGCACGAGGATTGTATATAGGTATTACTGGCGGTGTGCAGCGAGAACACATGGTTAGGGCGGTGTTAGAAGCGATCGCTTATCAGGTAAAAGAAGTGGTGGATGCGATGAATAAAGATTCAGATTTATCGGTAGCGCGGTTAAAAGTGGATGGCGGTGCGTCTCAAAATAACTTTTTAATGCAGTTTCAAGCCGATGCTTTAGGGGTTCCTATCGAACGCCCAGTGGTTTTAGATGCCACGGCACAGGGGGCTGCCTTTGGAGCCGGGTTAACGGTGGGTTATTGGGATAATTATGATGATTTGATCGCCCGTCGTCAAATCGATCGCGTCTTTGAACCGGGAAAAAATTCGAGTGCAGTACAAGAGAACTTTTTGACTTGGACAAGAGCCGTTGAACGGGCGAAACATTGGATTGAAGAGTAA
- a CDS encoding TetR/AcrR family transcriptional regulator, with the protein MSGFRSTLLREPLNASNTEDDTRSRILKAALRLFAAKGYDGTTTKDLAKKAKVAEGTLFRYFPNKKAILIEVATQGWVEILTDLLTELSEMGNYQAVAQVMRRRVLRMQENNDLLKVCFIEAQFHQELREKIQSEVIIKMTDVAEAFFETAMEKGIYRRMNPKIVAQVFLGMFAIAGFSSETIIAPEATPKALQEMAEGIADIFLHGVLA; encoded by the coding sequence ATGTCAGGTTTTCGCTCAACTTTACTCCGTGAACCCCTTAATGCTTCTAATACAGAAGACGATACACGATCGCGCATTCTCAAAGCAGCCTTACGTCTATTTGCTGCTAAAGGGTATGATGGCACAACGACCAAGGATTTAGCCAAGAAAGCAAAGGTAGCAGAAGGAACCCTATTCCGCTATTTTCCCAACAAAAAAGCCATTTTAATCGAAGTAGCGACCCAAGGATGGGTAGAAATTTTAACTGACTTATTAACGGAATTAAGTGAAATGGGAAATTATCAAGCTGTAGCCCAAGTGATGCGGAGACGGGTGTTAAGAATGCAGGAAAATAATGATTTATTAAAAGTTTGTTTTATTGAAGCCCAATTTCATCAAGAATTACGAGAAAAAATACAGTCAGAAGTGATCATTAAAATGACCGATGTGGCAGAAGCGTTCTTTGAAACTGCAATGGAAAAAGGTATTTATCGTCGGATGAATCCTAAAATTGTCGCCCAAGTTTTCTTAGGAATGTTTGCTATTGCCGGGTTTTCCTCAGAAACCATTATTGCTCCAGAAGCGACTCCTAAAGCCTTACAAGAAATGGCAGAAGGTATTGCTGATATTTTTTTGCATGGGGTTTTAGCTTGA